A genome region from Geminicoccus roseus DSM 18922 includes the following:
- a CDS encoding AMP-dependent synthetase/ligase has product MTELGRSLVEMFQRTVQRKGDAPFLWSKQSGIYQPISYREVAMDVQHLARALAQLGLEPGDRVVLVSENRPEWCIADLAIMSAGGITVPAYTTATVDDHAYLLAHSGAKLVICSGRSLAKRLLPAIEQTEKAAKTVLFMEPLDEVGALPVSAFTWKDALALGMRAAPLPDRPPAEPDDIACLIYTSGTGGRPKGVMLTHRNIMANVEGARALLATIGLGDEVFLSFLPLSHSYEHTAGQFFPIALGAEIYYAEGTETIRTNLLEARPTILTCVPRLYEVLRQRISSEVQRQGGVKAKLFAKTLELGRKKYQDGRLGMVDMVLDRILDRLVRDKVRARFGGRLKAMVSGGAPLNQDVGMFFHALGLPMLQGYGQTEASPVIAVNPPGKVRLDTVGPPLEGVRIEIAPDGEILVAGNMVMKGYWQDEAASQAALRDGWLHTGDVGQLDPDGYLKITDRKKDIIVVSGGDNVSPQRVEGILGLQPEIGQVVVYGDGRPYLVALIVPEPEFVKRFAKERGKPAELAVLVKDDEFRQAVAEGVGRANRELSAIERIRRWHLLHEPFTTENSLMTPSLKLRRSLIYAKFESQISDLY; this is encoded by the coding sequence ATGACGGAGCTCGGCAGAAGTCTCGTCGAGATGTTCCAGCGGACCGTGCAGCGCAAAGGCGACGCGCCGTTCCTCTGGTCCAAGCAGTCCGGCATCTACCAGCCGATCTCGTATCGCGAGGTCGCCATGGACGTGCAGCATCTGGCCCGGGCCCTGGCCCAGCTCGGCCTGGAACCGGGCGACCGGGTGGTCCTGGTCTCGGAGAACCGGCCGGAATGGTGCATCGCCGACCTTGCGATCATGAGTGCGGGCGGGATCACCGTCCCGGCCTACACCACCGCCACCGTGGACGACCACGCCTACCTGCTGGCGCATAGCGGCGCCAAGCTGGTGATCTGCTCCGGCCGGTCCTTGGCCAAGCGCCTGCTGCCGGCCATCGAGCAGACCGAGAAGGCCGCGAAGACCGTCCTGTTCATGGAGCCGCTGGACGAGGTGGGCGCCCTGCCGGTCTCGGCGTTCACGTGGAAGGACGCCCTGGCGCTGGGGATGCGCGCCGCGCCGCTGCCGGACCGTCCGCCCGCGGAGCCGGACGACATCGCCTGCCTGATCTACACCAGCGGGACCGGCGGGCGGCCCAAGGGGGTCATGCTGACCCACCGCAACATCATGGCCAATGTCGAGGGCGCCCGGGCGCTTCTTGCCACGATCGGCCTGGGCGACGAGGTGTTCCTGTCGTTCCTGCCGCTGTCCCACAGCTACGAGCACACGGCCGGCCAGTTCTTCCCGATCGCCCTGGGCGCCGAGATCTACTACGCGGAAGGAACCGAGACGATCCGCACCAACCTGCTGGAGGCGCGGCCGACCATCCTGACCTGCGTGCCCCGCCTCTACGAGGTGCTGCGCCAGCGGATCAGTTCGGAAGTGCAGCGCCAGGGCGGCGTGAAGGCGAAGCTGTTCGCGAAGACGCTGGAGCTTGGCCGGAAGAAGTACCAGGACGGCCGGCTCGGCATGGTCGACATGGTGCTGGACCGGATCCTCGACCGGCTGGTGCGCGACAAGGTCCGCGCCCGGTTCGGCGGCCGGCTGAAGGCGATGGTCAGTGGCGGGGCGCCGCTGAACCAGGATGTCGGGATGTTCTTCCATGCGCTGGGCCTGCCGATGCTGCAGGGCTACGGCCAGACCGAGGCCTCGCCGGTGATCGCGGTCAACCCGCCCGGCAAGGTGCGGCTCGACACGGTCGGCCCGCCGCTGGAGGGCGTTCGGATCGAGATCGCGCCGGACGGCGAGATCCTCGTTGCCGGCAACATGGTGATGAAGGGCTACTGGCAGGACGAGGCGGCGAGTCAGGCGGCCCTGCGCGACGGCTGGCTGCACACCGGCGATGTCGGGCAGCTCGACCCAGACGGCTATCTGAAGATCACCGACCGCAAGAAGGACATCATCGTGGTGTCGGGCGGCGACAATGTCAGTCCGCAGCGCGTCGAGGGCATTCTCGGCCTGCAGCCGGAGATCGGCCAGGTGGTCGTCTATGGCGATGGCCGGCCATACCTGGTGGCCCTGATCGTTCCCGAGCCCGAGTTCGTCAAGCGCTTCGCCAAGGAGCGCGGCAAGCCCGCCGAGCTGGCGGTGCTGGTGAAGGATGACGAGTTCCGCCAGGCGGTCGCCGAAGGCGTCGGCCGGGCCAACCGGGAATTGTCGGCCATCGAGCGGATCCGGCGCTGGCACCTGCTGCACGAGCCGTTCACCACCGAGAACAGCCTGATGACCCCCAGCCTCAAGCTGCGGCGCTCGCTGATCTACGCCAAGTTCGAATCACAAATCTCCGACCTCTACTGA
- a CDS encoding ParB/RepB/Spo0J family partition protein, with product MKHDPDHPAVRRRGLGMGLSALLGEDAGTIFDGDEQAARPTPKGSRVVPIEQLTPSAHQPRRSFDEDELESLADSMRRHGLLQPLLVRPKGDQGYEIVAGERRWRAAQRAGLDEVPVLIRELGERETLEIALVENVQRKDLSPLEEADAYRRLTDEFGHTQEDIASVLGRSRSHVANTIRLLALPPAVARLLEDDKLTAGHARALLGAQDPAKLAQTVVDEGLNVRQTEELVRRQAADVPGKAATRRMAPDADVQAFEERLSRRFGLPIAIRQKKDGGELVVRWRTLDQLDRFLNLVGSEEG from the coding sequence GTGAAGCACGACCCTGACCATCCGGCGGTACGCCGGCGCGGCCTCGGCATGGGGCTGTCCGCCCTGCTGGGCGAGGATGCCGGCACCATCTTCGACGGCGACGAGCAGGCGGCCCGGCCGACGCCCAAGGGCTCCCGGGTGGTGCCGATCGAGCAGCTGACGCCCTCTGCCCACCAGCCCCGGCGCAGCTTCGACGAGGACGAGCTGGAATCGCTGGCCGATTCCATGCGCCGCCATGGCCTGCTCCAGCCTCTGCTGGTCCGCCCCAAGGGCGATCAGGGCTACGAGATCGTGGCGGGCGAGCGGCGCTGGCGGGCGGCGCAGCGGGCCGGGCTGGACGAGGTGCCGGTCCTCATCCGGGAACTGGGCGAGCGAGAAACCCTGGAGATCGCGCTGGTCGAGAATGTCCAGCGCAAGGACCTCTCCCCACTGGAAGAGGCCGATGCCTACCGGCGGCTGACCGACGAGTTCGGCCATACCCAGGAGGACATTGCCTCGGTGCTCGGCCGCAGCCGCAGCCATGTCGCCAACACCATCCGCCTGCTGGCCCTGCCCCCGGCGGTTGCTCGGCTCCTCGAGGACGACAAGCTCACCGCTGGCCACGCCCGGGCGCTGCTCGGCGCCCAGGACCCGGCCAAGCTCGCCCAGACCGTGGTCGACGAGGGGCTGAACGTCCGGCAGACCGAGGAATTGGTCCGGCGCCAGGCAGCGGATGTTCCGGGCAAGGCGGCCACGCGCCGGATGGCGCCGGATGCCGACGTCCAGGCGTTCGAGGAGCGGCTGTCGCGCCGGTTCGGCCTGCCGATCGCGATCCGGCAGAAGAAGGATGGCGGCGAGCTGGTGGTGCGCTGGCGCACCCTGGACCAGCTCGACCGGTTCCTGAACCTGGTGGGCAGCGAGGAAGGCTAG
- a CDS encoding helix-turn-helix transcriptional regulator, whose amino-acid sequence MISMPRQPVGDLLRGWRQRRRLSQLALALEAEVSARHLSFLETGRAQPSRDMILLLAECLEVPLRDRNVLLVAAGFAPAFPERPLADPALAEARRVIDTILTGHEPHPALALDRHWTIQAHNRAVAPLLEGVSEVLLRPPVNALRLSLHPDGLAQRIVNHGEWRAHLLARLHRQVELTADPVLATLFEELAAYPRPEPGARRAAATPDDPGIAVQLHLATRHGPLAFVSTTTVFGTPIDVTLSELALETFFPADAATIAVMRRLVEA is encoded by the coding sequence ATGATCTCCATGCCCCGCCAGCCGGTGGGCGATCTCCTGCGCGGCTGGCGGCAGCGGCGCCGGCTGAGCCAGCTGGCGCTGGCGCTGGAAGCGGAAGTGTCGGCCCGGCATCTCTCCTTCCTGGAGACCGGCCGGGCGCAGCCCAGCCGCGACATGATCCTGCTGCTGGCGGAATGCCTGGAGGTGCCCCTGCGCGATCGCAACGTGCTGCTGGTGGCGGCCGGCTTCGCGCCGGCCTTTCCGGAGCGGCCGCTGGCCGACCCGGCGCTGGCCGAGGCGCGCCGGGTGATAGACACCATCCTGACCGGCCATGAGCCCCATCCGGCCCTGGCCCTGGACCGGCACTGGACGATCCAGGCTCACAACCGGGCGGTGGCACCGCTGCTGGAGGGCGTGTCGGAAGTGCTGCTTCGCCCGCCGGTCAACGCCCTGCGGCTATCGCTGCACCCGGACGGCCTGGCGCAACGAATCGTCAACCATGGCGAGTGGCGCGCCCATCTGCTGGCCCGCCTGCACCGCCAGGTCGAGCTCACCGCCGATCCGGTCCTGGCCACTCTGTTCGAGGAACTGGCCGCCTATCCCAGGCCGGAGCCTGGCGCGCGACGCGCCGCCGCCACTCCGGATGATCCGGGGATCGCGGTGCAGCTTCATCTGGCGACCCGGCACGGCCCGCTGGCCTTCGTCAGCACCACCACGGTGTTCGGCACGCCCATCGACGTGACCCTGTCGGAGCTGGCGCTGGAGACCTTCTTCCCGGCCGACGCCGCCACCATCGCGGTGATGCGCCGGCTGGTCGAGGCCTAG
- a CDS encoding M3 family oligoendopeptidase → MRDSETAAAAGLPAEQQGPAWDLRDLYPSRTDPQVEADLTACHKEAERIATTWRGRVNSLSGDELADLLEAYEALDDRLGRLGAFASLLFAADRDDAEIGRFYQGIQEQITAVSSTTLFVTLEVNRIEEADLQGKIEASARLARFRPWLRDTRAWREHQLDDAVEKVLLEKHVTGRAAWNRLFDETMAGLRFPYDGQDLTSQEIFDKMSSKDRAVREKAATAIGNVLAKNLKLFARITNTLAKDKQIEDEWRKFERPISSRNLANHVEDEVVDALISAVQANYPKLSHRYYALKARWLGLDHLEHWDRNAPLPEESEARLPWNKAREVVVDAYGRFSPKLAEILEQFFEKNWIDAQLRPGKDSGAFCHPTTSSVHPYVLMNYQGRARDVMTLAHELGHGVHQVLAAKHGPLMASTPLTLAETASVFGEQLTFRALLDATKDPAERRVLLAGKIEDMLNTVVRQIAFVEFERRVHDARRKAELTPPELCKIWMDVQTESLGPAFRFREDYRTFWSYIPHFIHVPFYVYAYAFGDCLVNSLYAVYAQNPDGFEPKYLELLAAGGTLRHQELLAPFGLDATDPDFWTKGLGVLERFIDELATELKEAGIADEQAA, encoded by the coding sequence TTGAGGGACAGTGAAACCGCGGCGGCGGCAGGCCTGCCGGCCGAGCAGCAGGGACCGGCTTGGGACCTCCGCGACCTTTATCCCAGCCGGACCGACCCGCAGGTCGAGGCAGACCTGACGGCGTGCCACAAGGAGGCCGAGCGGATCGCGACGACCTGGCGGGGCCGGGTGAACAGCCTCTCGGGCGACGAGCTGGCCGACCTGCTCGAAGCCTACGAGGCGCTGGACGACCGGCTGGGGCGCCTTGGCGCGTTCGCCTCGCTGCTGTTCGCCGCCGACCGGGACGATGCCGAGATCGGCCGGTTCTACCAGGGCATCCAGGAGCAGATCACCGCCGTTTCCTCGACCACCCTGTTCGTGACGCTGGAGGTCAACCGGATCGAGGAAGCCGATCTTCAGGGAAAGATCGAGGCCTCGGCCCGCCTGGCCCGCTTCCGCCCCTGGCTGCGCGACACCCGCGCCTGGCGCGAGCATCAGCTGGACGATGCGGTCGAGAAGGTCCTGCTGGAGAAGCATGTCACCGGCCGGGCCGCCTGGAACCGCCTGTTCGACGAGACCATGGCCGGCCTGCGCTTTCCGTACGACGGCCAGGACCTGACCAGCCAGGAGATCTTCGACAAGATGTCGTCGAAGGACCGGGCGGTCCGCGAGAAGGCGGCGACGGCGATCGGCAACGTGCTGGCCAAGAACCTGAAGCTGTTCGCCCGGATCACCAACACGCTGGCCAAGGACAAGCAGATCGAGGACGAGTGGCGCAAGTTCGAGCGACCGATCAGCTCGCGCAACCTCGCCAACCATGTCGAGGACGAGGTCGTCGACGCGCTGATCTCGGCGGTGCAGGCGAACTATCCGAAGCTCTCGCACCGCTACTACGCGCTCAAGGCCAGGTGGCTCGGCCTGGATCACCTGGAGCATTGGGACCGCAACGCGCCCCTGCCGGAGGAATCCGAGGCGCGGCTGCCCTGGAACAAGGCCCGGGAGGTGGTGGTCGACGCCTATGGGCGCTTCTCGCCGAAGCTGGCGGAGATCCTGGAACAGTTCTTCGAGAAGAACTGGATCGACGCGCAGCTGCGGCCCGGCAAGGACAGCGGCGCCTTCTGCCATCCGACCACCAGCTCGGTGCATCCCTACGTCCTGATGAACTACCAGGGCCGGGCGCGCGACGTCATGACCCTGGCGCATGAACTAGGCCATGGGGTCCATCAGGTGCTGGCTGCGAAGCACGGGCCCCTGATGGCGAGCACGCCCCTGACGCTGGCCGAGACCGCCTCGGTGTTCGGCGAGCAGCTGACCTTCCGGGCACTCCTCGATGCCACCAAGGATCCCGCCGAGCGCCGGGTGCTGCTGGCCGGCAAGATCGAGGACATGCTCAACACGGTGGTCCGGCAGATCGCCTTCGTCGAGTTCGAGCGCCGGGTCCACGACGCGCGCCGCAAGGCTGAACTGACGCCGCCGGAGCTGTGCAAGATCTGGATGGACGTGCAGACCGAGAGCCTGGGGCCGGCCTTTCGGTTCCGTGAAGATTATCGGACTTTCTGGTCCTATATCCCTCACTTCATCCATGTGCCGTTCTATGTGTACGCCTATGCGTTCGGCGATTGCCTGGTGAACTCCCTCTACGCGGTCTATGCGCAGAATCCGGATGGCTTCGAGCCGAAATATCTGGAACTGCTCGCGGCTGGCGGGACGTTGCGCCACCAGGAGCTTCTGGCACCGTTCGGCCTGGATGCCACCGACCCCGACTTCTGGACCAAGGGGCTGGGCGTGCTCGAGCGGTTCATCGACGAACTCGCGACGGAACTGAAAGAGGCGGGTATCGCCGATGAGCAAGCAGCTTAA
- a CDS encoding aldehyde dehydrogenase family protein, with the protein MTIPGILDNHIGGSEVAAVGGERIEKFDPHSGALQSRIARSGAADVDAAVQAARAAQPGWAAVPAVQRGQILHRIANLMEARAEELGAVVAGETGKSRKEGMGEVGAAVQCARFFAGEGQRLFGRTIPSGTPGKLNLTVRTPAGVAGLIIAANTPIANVAWKLFPALICGNGVVLKAAEDTPFTASWTARAALEAGLPPGVFNVVHGLGAEAGEPLVTHDLVDVVSFTGSTRVGRRLAELAGARLKKISLELGGKNPLVVMDDADLDKAVRWAVLSAFSNAGQRCAAGSRIILHAPIYDAFVEKFVAATAALKLGNGDGDDLGPVINARQLGNMLAAIDAAKGRGARLLSGGSRLADQDHAGGYYLAPTILDQVDPADEISRTELFGPVTCLYRVEGFDQAVELANAGPYGLTACIHTRSVDRGLLFCERVRAGVTVINAGTHGSEAHMPFGGRGLSGNGSREPGTEALDVYSELKNIALNADPAQT; encoded by the coding sequence ATGACCATTCCCGGCATCCTGGACAACCATATCGGCGGCAGCGAGGTCGCGGCCGTGGGCGGCGAGCGGATCGAGAAGTTCGATCCGCATTCGGGCGCCCTGCAGTCCAGGATCGCACGCTCCGGCGCCGCCGACGTCGACGCCGCGGTGCAGGCGGCCCGGGCGGCGCAACCGGGCTGGGCGGCGGTGCCGGCGGTGCAGCGCGGCCAGATCCTGCACCGGATCGCCAACCTGATGGAGGCGAGGGCCGAGGAGCTTGGCGCGGTCGTGGCCGGCGAGACCGGCAAGTCCCGCAAGGAAGGGATGGGCGAGGTCGGCGCCGCCGTGCAGTGCGCGCGGTTCTTCGCGGGCGAGGGGCAGCGCCTGTTCGGCCGCACCATCCCCTCGGGCACGCCCGGCAAGCTGAACCTCACCGTGCGCACCCCGGCCGGGGTGGCGGGGCTGATCATCGCCGCCAACACGCCCATCGCGAACGTTGCCTGGAAGCTCTTCCCGGCGCTGATCTGCGGCAACGGCGTGGTGCTGAAGGCGGCGGAGGACACGCCCTTCACCGCCTCCTGGACAGCCCGTGCCGCCCTGGAAGCCGGGCTGCCGCCGGGCGTGTTCAACGTGGTGCATGGGCTGGGCGCCGAGGCCGGCGAGCCCCTGGTGACCCACGATCTGGTCGACGTGGTGAGCTTCACCGGCTCGACCCGGGTCGGCCGGCGGCTGGCCGAGCTGGCCGGCGCCCGCCTGAAGAAGATCAGCCTGGAGTTGGGCGGCAAGAACCCGCTGGTGGTCATGGACGATGCCGACCTCGACAAGGCGGTGCGCTGGGCAGTGCTGTCGGCGTTCAGCAATGCCGGCCAGCGCTGCGCCGCCGGCAGCCGGATCATCCTGCACGCGCCGATCTACGACGCGTTCGTCGAGAAGTTCGTGGCCGCCACGGCCGCCCTGAAGCTCGGCAACGGCGACGGCGACGACCTGGGGCCCGTCATCAATGCCCGGCAGCTCGGCAACATGCTGGCTGCGATCGATGCGGCGAAGGGGCGGGGCGCCCGCCTGCTGAGCGGCGGCAGCCGGCTGGCCGACCAGGACCATGCCGGCGGCTACTATCTCGCCCCGACGATCCTGGACCAGGTCGATCCTGCCGACGAGATCAGCCGGACCGAGCTGTTCGGGCCCGTCACCTGCCTCTACCGGGTCGAGGGCTTCGACCAGGCGGTGGAACTGGCCAATGCCGGGCCGTATGGCCTGACCGCCTGCATCCATACCCGCTCCGTCGACCGGGGCCTGCTGTTCTGCGAGCGGGTGAGGGCCGGGGTGACGGTGATCAATGCCGGGACCCATGGCTCCGAGGCGCACATGCCGTTCGGCGGGCGCGGTCTGTCCGGCAACGGATCGCGGGAGCCCGGCACCGAGGCGCTGGATGTCTACAGCGAGCTGAAGAACATCGCGCTCAACGCCGATCCCGCCCAGACCTGA
- a CDS encoding ABC1 kinase family protein, whose protein sequence is MSKQLKPEQRSENSLGGRVARYAQVGSSVAGQAARIASNRFLSRSQDRTAGANDLRAALGGLKGPLMKVAQMLATIPDALPPEYAEELAKLQASAPPMGKPFVRRRMASELGPDWRSRFAEFDLDAAAAASLGQVHRATLDDGRSLACKLQYPSIESAVDADLAQLKILFAVYRRWDKAIDTSRIYDEIADRLREEVDYEREARHIKLYAHILKDQAKVSVPEVIPELSTRRLLTMNWLTGRPLMEFRDADQEVRNEIAVAMFRAWYIPFYRTGVIHGDPHPGNYTVREDHGVNLLDFGCVRVFPPTFVKGVIDLYWALVRGDRDLAVSAYERWGFRGLSNATIDVLNEWAGFLYSPLMKDEPRLIQQTNSGQYGREVAQKVHQKLRDTGGVTPPREFVFMDRAAVGLGSVFMHLKANINWYRLFVDLIEDFDEAALAKRQDEAMAIAGLQGLNADPV, encoded by the coding sequence ATGAGCAAGCAGCTTAAGCCCGAGCAGCGCTCGGAGAACAGCCTGGGGGGGCGGGTTGCCCGCTACGCCCAGGTCGGCAGCTCGGTGGCGGGCCAGGCGGCCCGCATCGCCAGCAACCGGTTCCTGAGCCGCAGCCAGGATCGCACGGCGGGCGCCAACGACCTGCGCGCCGCGCTGGGCGGGCTGAAGGGCCCCTTGATGAAGGTCGCCCAGATGCTGGCGACCATTCCCGACGCCCTGCCCCCGGAATATGCGGAGGAACTGGCCAAGCTGCAGGCCTCGGCGCCGCCGATGGGCAAGCCGTTCGTGCGCCGGCGGATGGCCAGCGAGCTCGGGCCCGACTGGCGCAGCCGCTTTGCCGAGTTCGACCTGGATGCGGCGGCGGCCGCTTCGCTCGGCCAGGTGCACCGGGCGACGCTGGACGATGGCCGCAGCCTCGCCTGCAAGCTGCAATATCCGAGCATCGAATCGGCGGTCGACGCCGACCTCGCCCAGCTCAAGATCCTGTTCGCCGTGTACCGGCGCTGGGACAAGGCGATCGACACCAGCCGGATCTACGACGAGATCGCCGACCGGTTGCGCGAAGAGGTCGACTACGAGCGGGAAGCCCGCCACATCAAGCTCTACGCCCATATCCTCAAGGACCAGGCCAAGGTCTCGGTGCCCGAGGTGATCCCGGAGCTGTCGACCCGCCGTCTGCTCACCATGAACTGGCTGACCGGCCGGCCGCTCATGGAGTTCCGCGACGCCGACCAGGAGGTGCGCAACGAGATCGCGGTGGCGATGTTCCGGGCCTGGTACATTCCGTTCTATCGGACCGGGGTCATCCACGGCGACCCGCACCCCGGCAACTACACGGTCCGCGAGGACCACGGCGTCAACCTGCTCGATTTCGGCTGCGTCCGGGTCTTCCCGCCCACCTTCGTGAAGGGCGTGATCGACCTGTACTGGGCGCTGGTGCGCGGCGACCGGGATCTGGCGGTGTCGGCCTATGAACGCTGGGGCTTCCGTGGCCTCTCCAACGCCACCATCGACGTGCTGAACGAATGGGCGGGCTTCCTGTACTCGCCGCTGATGAAGGACGAGCCGCGCCTGATCCAGCAGACCAACAGCGGCCAGTACGGCCGGGAGGTTGCCCAGAAGGTCCACCAGAAGCTGCGCGACACCGGCGGCGTCACCCCGCCGCGCGAGTTCGTTTTCATGGACCGGGCCGCGGTGGGGCTGGGCTCGGTGTTCATGCACCTCAAGGCCAACATCAACTGGTACCGGCTGTTCGTCGACCTGATCGAGGATTTCGACGAGGCGGCGCTGGCCAAGCGGCAGGACGAGGCGATGGCGATCGCCGGGCTCCAGGGACTGAACGCCGACCCGGTGTGA
- a CDS encoding putative bifunctional diguanylate cyclase/phosphodiesterase yields MRGSRPGITCIAGMGAILLLAQVMSGFLAVPARDVPRETAIGRVAQPESGMEWWVLGATGAGGLLSWGRRRRLHSAIDLPHQPVKAPLDAERRTAELLGRHIRNTPLAVVELDYSRGPVGVISTWSGQAQRIFGWTEQEVLGRSLDEIGLVHEADQARRHAAYQAIRDDGLSSVELTARTWTRDRRLLHCTAHISVARRPDGAIDTILMFIEDVTARIAIQAEITHLAHHDALTGLANRTLFHDRLRQALNRARRDSDKVALMLIDVDSFKQVNDTHGHACGDALLLDIAQKLSSTVRETDSPARLGGDEFALVQVGISHDSAAQLLANRLIAVLAQPFYWEGLLVERSCSIGVAIFPGHGGSDEALLRAADVALYRAKAAGRNRFVVYSKELDEDLTRNRSLQAKLAAALERRELELVYQPILSLPQGEVLAMEALCRWRGADGSWIPPSSFLPLAESCGLIKHLGEWVLRTACAQGVAWAAAGRPLVVAVNLSLPELLRPDLVPLVREALDESGLAPGLLQLELTERVIGNPARAAFVNRLHDLSALGVRIAIDDFGTGHFPLAELASFPFDLLKIDAAMADEGDRAGRPGGIAQGIVRLADSLGKQVVAEKVETGKQLDRLAAIGCHAAQGFFLHPPLPPGDVPFRPVAAV; encoded by the coding sequence ATGAGAGGCAGCCGTCCCGGCATCACCTGCATCGCGGGGATGGGCGCGATCCTGCTGCTCGCCCAGGTGATGTCCGGCTTCCTTGCGGTTCCGGCGCGCGACGTCCCCAGAGAGACCGCCATCGGGCGCGTTGCACAGCCTGAATCCGGGATGGAATGGTGGGTGCTGGGCGCCACGGGCGCTGGAGGGCTGCTCTCGTGGGGACGGCGGCGGCGCCTGCACAGCGCCATCGACCTTCCCCACCAACCGGTCAAAGCACCTCTGGACGCCGAGCGCCGGACAGCCGAATTGCTGGGCCGGCATATCCGCAACACGCCTCTGGCGGTGGTCGAGCTGGACTACAGCCGCGGCCCGGTGGGGGTCATCAGCACGTGGAGCGGACAGGCCCAGCGGATCTTCGGCTGGACGGAACAGGAGGTGCTGGGCCGGAGCCTAGACGAGATCGGGCTGGTTCACGAGGCCGACCAGGCCCGACGCCATGCCGCCTATCAGGCGATCCGCGACGATGGCTTGAGCTCGGTGGAGCTGACGGCGCGTACCTGGACCCGCGACCGGCGGCTGCTCCACTGCACCGCCCACATCTCGGTGGCGCGGCGGCCGGACGGTGCCATCGACACCATCCTGATGTTCATCGAGGACGTCACCGCCCGCATCGCGATCCAGGCCGAGATCACCCATCTCGCCCACCATGATGCGTTGACCGGCCTGGCCAACCGGACCCTGTTCCACGACCGGCTTCGCCAGGCGCTCAACCGCGCACGCCGCGACAGCGACAAGGTCGCGCTGATGCTGATCGACGTGGACAGCTTCAAGCAGGTCAACGACACGCACGGCCATGCCTGTGGCGACGCGCTGCTGCTCGACATCGCGCAGAAGCTCTCCTCCACCGTCCGCGAGACCGATTCACCGGCGCGCCTGGGGGGCGACGAGTTCGCGCTGGTCCAGGTGGGGATCAGCCATGATTCCGCCGCCCAGCTCCTGGCGAACCGCCTGATCGCCGTCCTGGCGCAGCCCTTCTACTGGGAAGGACTGCTAGTGGAGCGGTCCTGCAGCATCGGGGTCGCGATCTTTCCCGGCCATGGCGGCAGCGACGAGGCGCTGCTGCGGGCGGCGGACGTGGCTCTCTACCGGGCCAAGGCTGCCGGCCGGAACCGCTTCGTGGTCTACAGCAAGGAGCTGGACGAGGACCTCACCCGCAACCGCAGCCTGCAGGCGAAGCTGGCGGCCGCGCTGGAGCGTCGGGAACTCGAGCTGGTCTACCAGCCGATCCTGTCCCTGCCGCAAGGCGAGGTGCTGGCCATGGAGGCGCTGTGCCGCTGGCGCGGCGCCGACGGCAGCTGGATCCCGCCCTCGTCGTTCCTTCCCCTTGCGGAGAGCTGCGGCCTGATCAAGCACCTGGGCGAGTGGGTGCTGCGGACCGCCTGCGCCCAGGGAGTTGCCTGGGCAGCTGCCGGCCGGCCTCTCGTGGTGGCGGTGAACCTGTCCCTGCCTGAGCTGCTCCGTCCGGACCTGGTCCCCCTGGTCCGGGAAGCCTTGGACGAGAGCGGTCTGGCGCCCGGCCTGCTGCAGCTGGAGCTGACCGAGCGGGTCATCGGCAATCCGGCGCGTGCGGCGTTCGTGAACCGGCTCCACGACCTCTCCGCCCTGGGGGTCCGGATCGCCATCGACGATTTCGGCACCGGCCACTTCCCGCTGGCCGAGCTGGCGTCCTTCCCGTTCGACCTGCTCAAGATCGACGCGGCGATGGCGGACGAAGGCGATCGGGCCGGACGGCCGGGAGGCATTGCCCAGGGGATCGTCCGGCTGGCCGACAGCCTGGGCAAGCAGGTCGTGGCGGAGAAGGTCGAGACCGGCAAGCAACTCGACCGCCTCGCCGCCATCGGCTGCCACGCCGCCCAAGGCTTTTTCCTCCACCCGCCCCTGCCACCCGGGGACGTGCCATTTAGGCCGGTGGCGGCGGTCTGA